A section of the Anabaena cylindrica PCC 7122 genome encodes:
- a CDS encoding DUF721 domain-containing protein yields the protein MSFKSVNDILGILEQKAKWQEQPFQYVLKFWVEVVGAKVAAQTRPVSIQRDVLWVATSSAAWAQNLTFGRNAILVKLNKKLSAPLMDVRFSTAEWKLTPLKGNQPPTVSPPEHPSYLGVKSGSEPEVRKSVDDAQTAFALWAMAMQERSHNLPLCPQCQCPTPPGELQRWLVCSPCAAKQC from the coding sequence ATGTCATTCAAATCTGTTAATGATATTTTAGGCATTCTGGAACAGAAAGCCAAATGGCAAGAGCAACCATTTCAATACGTGCTTAAGTTTTGGGTAGAAGTTGTTGGTGCTAAGGTTGCTGCTCAAACTCGTCCTGTGTCAATTCAGCGAGATGTGTTATGGGTAGCAACTTCTAGTGCTGCTTGGGCGCAAAATTTAACTTTTGGACGCAATGCCATACTTGTAAAGTTAAATAAAAAGTTATCTGCGCCTTTGATGGATGTTCGGTTCTCAACTGCTGAATGGAAGCTTACGCCATTAAAAGGAAATCAACCTCCAACGGTTTCACCACCAGAACATCCCAGTTACCTCGGTGTTAAGAGTGGTTCTGAACCTGAAGTTAGAAAATCTGTTGATGATGCTCAGACTGCGTTTGCTCTTTGGGCTATGGCTATGCAAGAGCGATCGCACAATTTACCCCTTTGTCCCCAGTGTCAATGTCCCACCCCACCCGGTGAACTCCAGCGTTGGCTTGTTTGTTCTCCCTGTGCGGCTAAACAGTGTTAA
- a CDS encoding PspA/IM30 family protein — MEVMKRILRVIRSNLNDLVNGAEDPEKVMERAFLEMQENLVQLRQGVACAIATQKRTERQAIAAQSQVEEWYRRAQLALQQGNESLAREALTKRQAYQETSASLSLQMDQQQVVVGKLKQDMRTLELKIVEVKTKKDMYIARARSAQASYKLQEMLSGVSATTSLSAWERMEEKVLQMEAQTEVIAQLSSDDLETRFAKLKSSNNIDAELTAMKTQMLGEVDQKT; from the coding sequence ATGGAAGTGATGAAGCGTATTCTGCGGGTAATTCGTTCTAATCTCAATGATTTGGTCAACGGTGCTGAAGATCCGGAAAAAGTGATGGAGAGAGCTTTTCTGGAGATGCAGGAAAATCTGGTGCAATTGCGGCAAGGGGTTGCTTGTGCGATCGCAACTCAAAAACGTACTGAGCGTCAAGCGATCGCTGCTCAATCCCAAGTAGAAGAATGGTATCGTCGCGCCCAACTAGCTTTGCAACAAGGTAATGAATCTCTAGCGCGGGAAGCTCTCACCAAACGCCAAGCTTACCAAGAAACTAGTGCTTCTCTCTCTTTGCAAATGGATCAGCAACAAGTAGTTGTAGGGAAGTTGAAACAGGATATGCGGACACTAGAGTTAAAAATTGTGGAGGTAAAAACCAAAAAAGATATGTACATTGCTCGCGCTCGTTCTGCCCAGGCATCTTATAAACTTCAGGAAATGCTGAGTGGAGTTTCTGCTACAACCAGCTTGAGCGCTTGGGAACGGATGGAAGAAAAAGTTTTACAGATGGAAGCACAAACAGAAGTAATTGCTCAACTTAGTAGTGATGATCTGGAAACAAGATTTGCTAAGTTGAAATCTAGTAATAACATTGATGCTGAACTGACAGCGATGAAAACTCAGATGTTAGGCGAGGTAGATCAAAAAACGTAG